tctaagaattttataaaatacaccaacaaattgcagcttcctgtaaTAACACCAGCGGAACTACAAAAAACTGTTCTACTTGAAAGATCTTACATCTTAAGAAGGtgcttggttgatacctaggaggCTGGCAGCAACCTTTATCAACCATTCGCACAGTCAATTGTATTTGTGATgcaattttgaatgttcagttaactgagattcatatttaatgaataaagtatataatatattaaatatatatgctgGACTACTAGTGTTTTAGGGTGGTTTACAATTGTTTAGATCTTTAAAAACAAAGGACAAAAGGGGGAAAGCATAAAAACAGCATCAAAGAAcaataatagtaaaataataacaataacaacaacaacaacaaaagggagCAAAAAAGAAGAGCCATGATTGCACTTTCCTTTTCAAAATACAATGTTTAGCAGGCGGAGCAATTAATTTTGTAGCCAAAAATGAATTAGTATATTGCTGATCAAAGAATGGCTGCTGGCACTGCTTTGTTTGGTAACATTGATTTCAATAACAAATCTTTGTCACAATGTGTCAAAACAAGACAAAAACATACAACTGAAACAAACCAAGGATACAATCAGATATCACAAAGGAAGAAGATCAAAAGTGGTGAATTCAGGGAACCCCAAATCCTCCCACCCACAATTCACATTCCACAAAAGGGCCACTAGCCATTCTTACTCAAGGCCTGAGAGAATAATGTCCAGACAGAAACAAAACTAGGGCAATCTCATCAACATCAAACAgatgaaaataaatataagattTTAATCTTCTTTTTTGTCAATATTCAATGTACCTTTAGGTGGTAaaggttcttttctttttggaACAGGCTTAGGCACTTTTTCCTCAGGAACAGCTTTCTTGCGCACTTCAGGCACTTTAAAGATACAGATATCTTTTTTagttattgatttttttatagaggtcttcaaacttggcacctttaagatttgtggacttcaactcccaaaattatccagtcttaaagttgccaagtttgtggaCCCCTGGTGTTGAATTCTGAGAAGAATGTTACTTTGTAATGAGGAAAGAACAGAACAAAAGATCACACTTAGTGAGCACATAATTTGACATAATCAATACATACAAAGCAAAGAAAGAAGATGTAGAATATCAGCAATTAAGTCAGAATTTATATCATAATGATAACTGAAGAAAAAAGGGTACCTTTAGGTGGAGGTGCCACTTCTTTTTTAGGAACAGCAGCTGGTACCTTTGCTTTTGGGACAGGCTTCTTAACTTCAGGCACTTTAAAAAgatgaatttctttttaaaatacttatTCAGCCATTGAATTAGGGAATAGTCAACAACAAAGAAGAACAAATCGAGTCTCTCACATTCAGATTTTAGGGAGAAACAAAAAAGAGACAAATTGACGGTGGGCAATCATTCCAATCACAAAATAAAATTTTCCTAAAACAGTTGAGGATTGGACAGTAAGGGAGGAATGGGATTGCATTTGACAATTGGACAACTCTCTGGCACAACCTCGAGATCTTTAATATGCATGGCATTGAAggccacacattttaaagttgccctGCTCTAGCATATGTAGAAATGACTTCTGGTCTTGAGACAAAATTTTAGGGTTCAAATTTATGTTCtggatttccccccgcttttaTGATTTTCCCTTCTTCAGATATTTAGCATGAATTCTCAAAACCCATGAATCTCAAAGCCTATGAATAAATGGTGATAGTGGAAGGAAAACCTAGTTAATTTATACATATATTCCTCAAACTTAATTAAACTAATTGGCCTAGCTTTTATCAAGAAtgctaataaaaaaaaaaagaatatgatcCTTTATAAAGAAACATGAGGACTCAGGGTTCCAGAAAAAACTATGATAATATGGTAATTTTTCTACATTTCTTTCCTACATACAATCAGTAAATGGGGGTTGGAATGAAGATATTTAAAGACAATCTAGTCAAGGCACAACAAATAAAAGAATTGATGTACCTATGGCTGGTGGAACCTCATACACTTCTTCATATTCTTCTGTCTCCTTAACTTCTCCTACTTCTTCATAATACTCATATTCCTCTGTTTCCTTATATTGTTCCACTGTTTCCTTATACACTTCAGGTTCAGGTTCTTCTGGAGCTTCCTCATAATACTCAACTTCAGGTTCTTCTGGAGCTTCCTCATAATACTCAACTTCAGGTTCTTCTCGCACTTCTGCATATTCTTCTTCAGCTTCTTCTGCTGGTAAGTATTCCTCAGCCTCCTCGTATGTTTCGTACTTCTCATATTCTTCATAAACATATTCTTCAGCAGTAGGAGCAGGAGCAGTGACCTTTTCCTTATGGACAATCTTCTTTCTTATCACAGGCACTTTAAAGACAATTAACTTGCCATTATCTCAAAGATTGCATAAAAGCCATTCAAAACAAAGTGACACTAAAAGAACACAGATATCAAATAATTATAATACCTTATTCTAAAATAAACGTGTAACCTAACTAGCATATAATATTGTTAATCAGCAGAAATAAACTGGAAGGCATTATGAAAGATGaactgttttgggtttttttacaaaTGTTTGTTAGGAAATGCCTTTTCATGTAGCAGCAAATACATTTTGATatgaatctctttctctctctttttactattatttaattttacattCTACTTTGCTTTGAGAGACCTAGTCTGGTCTCTCATTTTATTCTTACAAGAGCTCTGTGAGATAGTGACAATCTTAAAGTCATTTAGTAAATTTGATAGTTGATTAGAAGATTAAAACTGGCTATATAGTCATTGATTTACAATGAAAGAATAAGAAAGCAACGTGAAACACAACTTGCATTCATGGGGTTTTGTTTGAAAAGTAACAGATAACATCAATAAGAATAAAACAGCATAAGAATATAAGCAGTTCCCTGTGAATAAGACCATTAGCCCATCTAGTCCAGCATGGGTTCTCACATTGGTTACTCAACTGCATAAGGAAGCCCACAGATCTCCTAGCAGATGGCCTTCAGAGGCAGCTGTAGTGCCATTAGAGCTAATAGCCCCTTGATTTCAAAGACTCGATCCAACCCTTATTTAAAGACAGGCAAACTAGTAGCCAGCATTACATTTCATGATTCCAAATTCCGAACTTGAATTATATGttgtaaaaatatacattttcttttgtCTATTTGGATTCTACCAGGATTCAATTTCATTGGGTAACTTCCAATTCGTCAATTTTGTGAAGGGAAAAATAGCTTCACATAGTTCAGATTATGCATGCTATTGCCCATCCAATCCTGTCCCCTTGCATTTGCAGTTTCAAAATATTAGATGTACCTTTGGCTGGTGGAGGTGGCACTTTTTTGGGAGCAGGCACTTTCTCTTCTGGAACAGGTTTGGGAACTTTAAGAATTGAAGATATTAAAGATATTGAGCTTAACTTGTCATGGACGAACATATAAGACATCACAAGACCTACTAACATTGGTGTCTAATGCTTTTAAGAATAAAAATTCCAACTATTAACATTAATCTTTTTCATTTCActataataaaaaattagatatGCTTTTGGTTGGTGAAGCTGACACCTCTTTCGGAATAGGCACTTTCTCTTCCAGGATAGATTTGGGAACTTCAGGCACTTATAATATAGTAGAAAGGatatttttgtatatattttaatgtCGTGTCAACATGGACAAACATGTAAGACATCACAACACTTTCAATGACCAATATTGGTGCCTAATGCTTAAGAAGAAGAGAAGTAATGTttttatattacttttaaaaatggtGAATATGCCTTTGACTAATGGAAGTGGCAGTTTTTTGAACTGGCACTACCTCTTCTGTTGACTTGGGGAAGTTTCGGAAATGAAAGATAGATTTCTTTCCCTCTTAAAGATATTGAGCTCAACTCACCATGAACAAACATATAAGTCCAGAAATTGAAAGATACCTTTTTCCTTAGAGATTTTGAGTTCAAATTTCCATGGACAAACATAAAATACCAGAAAACTATTGTAGCAACACTTAACACTTAAGAATATAGATGACAGACAATATCTATCTTGAtgttctttctttgttttataaATGTTAGACCTACCTTTGGCTGGTGGAGCAGGCACCTTTTTTGGAATGGGAACTTCCTCTTCTGGGACAGGTTTGGGAACTTTAAGAATTgaaaaatagatatttttttcctaaagATTTTGAGCTCAACTCAACGTGGACAAACATATAAGATACCCAAAAACTTTAAACTAGTGTATTGGTGTCTACTTAAGAATACAAAATATTGGTGTCTACCATTTAAGAAGAGGAATGACAAGTAATATTCATGTATTCATGATTTTGGTATTacaattttaaatgttagattctGTATACCTTTGGCTGCTGGCACTTTTTTGGGAATAGGCACTTTCTCTTCTGGGACAGGTTTTGGAACTTCAGGCACTTTAAAGATAGTAtagaagactttttaaaaaaagattttggtCTCAAGGCAACATTAACAAACAATAAGACATCACAAGTATTTGACCTACCATTATCGGTGTCTAATACTTAAGAATAGAATTGCAAGtattgtcaacatcttttttttcatGCTACTATTACACATATTATATGTACCTTTGGGTGGTGGAGCTGGTACTTTTTTAGGAACTGGCACTTCCTCTTCTGGGACTGGTTTGGGAACTTCAGGGAGTGAAAGAcagatacattttcttttaagatGTTGAGCTCATCCCACCATCGATAAACATATAAGACATTGATCAGTTTTGGGCTAAGAATACTGATGCTTAATGCTAAACAATATGGATGACAAGAAATTTTAATCTTAACGTTTTCCTCTTACTGTTATAAATGATAGATGTACCTTTGGCTGGTGGAGGTGGCACCTTTTTGGGAACTGGCACTTTCTCTTCTGGGACAGCTTTGGGAACTTCAGGCACTTTAAAAAGAGATGGTTTTCTTATTTCAAGGTTTTGTTCTTAGTTCACCATGGacaaatatagaaaataatgcaAAACTCTGAACCTTCTGCTCTTTgcatttatgattatgattatgattattatttagatttgtatgccgcccctctccaaagactcggggcagcacacaaatcctaCAATCCATACAATTTAATCCTTAACTGAAGAATATAAATGATATACATTGTCAATTCTTTTTTCACAGGGTTACAAATTTCATCTGTACCTTTGGCTGGTGGAGGTGGCACCTTTTTGGGAACCGGCACTTTCTCTTCTGGGACAGGTTTTGGAACTTCAGGGACTTTGGGAAAAAAGATTTAACgatttttaataaagattttgTTCTCAAGTCACCAAAGTGAAACATACAGAAGAAGACATTACAAAACACTGAAGAACTTTCGAGTCCAATATTGCATCGCATGATCAAGGAAGCAAGAAGCACATAGACATTCTGGAGGCTTTTAATGCAAGAATGAAAGAATCCTGGAAAAGGCAACAGTAACCACAAATCCTCTTTTATTAATGGGTTTATTGAAGTGGAGTCTGACtcttctttttagacttttcacAACTCAAACTGAGTTATGGTTGAACCTCTCCATTATTTGTGGATGGCTTCTGTCTAAATTCTGCCTGTTTCTGTTCTAGTCTCCCAAAATTCTCTCACAATTATTGATGTTGTTGTGCTCTTAGCTGGAAAATAACAGTGACTGGTAAAGTCATCCCCCTCCCTATATTGTTTCAGAAATCAGTGGGAACAAACTTTAGCTGGTGGAGCTGGTGAACTTTTGGCCCTTCTTCTGGAGCAAGATTGAAAATTTCAAGGGCTTGAAAGataggtattttttttctttaagatatAGAATTCAACTTAGACaaacaagatagaacaaaacTTTAAACTAGCAATATTTTTGTCCAATGTTTAAGGATATGGATGACAaagaattcattttttttcacacTATCATATATATTTGAAGTGTAGTATGGATATTTCTTTGAGAATAGGTCCTTTATCTTCCTGGACATATCTTGAAACCTTGTTCACTTTTAAGATAGGAAGATTTACAAAAAAGATGTAGGTCTCAAGTCCACATGGATAGACAATACAAGACACAGTAAAGCTAAGTTATTAATTTTGTTGTTTAACACTCAACTGAAGAAGATACATGAAGATAGCAACACCAACATAGTATTTTCTTTCATATTGTTTCAAGTTTCACATGTACCTTTGGCTGGTGGAGGTGGCACCTTTTTGGGAACGGGAACCTCCTTTTCTGGGACAGGTTTGGGAACTTTAAGGATTgaaagacagattttttttcttaaagatttTGAGTTTGACTCAACTCAACATGGACAAACATATAAGATACCCAAAACCCTTGAACTAGTATATTGGTATGTACTTAAGAATAGACAATGTTGGTGTCTACAACTTAAGAATAAGGCTGACAAGTAATATCAGCATTCATGATTTTGGTGTTAGTATTTTAAATGCTAGATATACCTTTGGCTGCTGGAGGTCGCACTTTTTTGGGAACAGATACTTTTTCTTCTGGGACAGGCTTGGGAACTTCAGGCACTTTAAAAAGAGATGGTTCCTTTTTTAAAGGTTTGATCTCAAATCAGCATAGACTAGCAAACAAGCTGCTAGATATTTTTTCAACAGAAATTGGTATTCAATATTTAAGAAACATAGATGTATGACAGCTAAGATGTATGACAGCTAACATCAACATTTCCTCCCAACTGCTATAAATATTCTATGCAAATTTCAACATATAAGAGCTGGCAGTTTTTAAGGAACAGATTTGGAAACTGAAGGGTTTTGAAAGATACAGTAGATATATTTTCTGGAAGATTTTTAGTTCAGTTCACTAGGGACAATAAACACGTAAGACTTCACAAACTTTGGACTACTGAT
This genomic window from Erythrolamprus reginae isolate rEryReg1 chromosome 1, rEryReg1.hap1, whole genome shotgun sequence contains:
- the LOC139157317 gene encoding uncharacterized protein produces the protein MNFGTKSVISYMFVPVETNIFIKILHIILKVPEPVLEEEVPVPKKVPSPPAKVPEVPKPVPEEKVPVPKKVPPPKAKVPKVPKPVPEEEVPVPKKVPPPPAKVPEVPKHVPEEKVPVPKKVPAPSAKVPEVPKPVPEEKVPVPKKVPAPPAKVPEVPKPVPEEKVSVPKKVRPPAAKVPKPVPEKEVPVPKKVPPPPAKVPEVPKPVPEEKVPVPKKVPPPPAKVPEVPKAVPEEKVPVPKKVPPPPAKVPKPVPEEEVPVPKKVPAPPPKVPEVPKPVPEEKVPIPKKVPAAKVPKPVPEEEVPIPKKVPAPPAKVPKPVPEEKVPAPKKVPPPPAKVPVIRKKIVHKEKVTAPAPTAEEYVYEEYEKYETYEEAEEYLPAEEAEEEYAEVREEPEVEYYEEAPEEPEVEYYEEAPEEPEPEVYKETVEQYKETEEYEYYEEVGEVKETEEYEEVYEVPPAIVPEVKKPVPKAKVPAAVPKKEVAPPPKVPEVRKKAVPEEKVPKPVPKRKEPLPPKVYELEEEALPEEKIPAGIPAKDKAPPAKGTSVPIKISQAINPS